GGTCTCTCGGTGCCTATGGAGATCGCGAATTATTCTTTAAGTCGTGCTTTAGAGCGCGAAGTTTTGCAGGTCCGAGAGGTTGCTCCTGAGATTGAAATTTCGTTCCCGCTTGGAAAGCCGAACACACTCCGCGCGATTCAATACGTGATAGCGGCTCAGAAAAAAGATCCGATGTTGGCTCTTGTTTATCGTCACACTCTTGGACGTGAGTTTTGGGTGAACGGGGAAGATATTTCGAATGAAAAATTATTGATCGATTTAGCGCGCGATCTTGGCATGCCGGATTTGCGCGTGGATACGGCGAGTGAGAGTCTTGCTGATGTTTGGCAAAGGGAGTGGGAACTCTTAGGCACGGGCTCAGTTCCTACTTTGCAAAGAGAAGACGGCGAAGTCGCCGTGGGTCTTATGTCTGTTGAAGACCTTAAAAAGTTCTTCGACATTTAATTGTTGATTCGCAAGTCCCCTCGGAAAATTTGAGTTCCTCCTCTGTGTGCGAGATGCTGGTGGTAGTTTGTTTGCAAGGAGGACTTTTTATG
This region of Bdellovibrio sp. BCCA genomic DNA includes:
- a CDS encoding DsbA family oxidoreductase produces the protein MRYRANLYSDLNCPFCYALEERLVALHLNSLVEWRGVQHSQGLSVPMEIANYSLSRALEREVLQVREVAPEIEISFPLGKPNTLRAIQYVIAAQKKDPMLALVYRHTLGREFWVNGEDISNEKLLIDLARDLGMPDLRVDTASESLADVWQREWELLGTGSVPTLQREDGEVAVGLMSVEDLKKFFDI